A single window of Channa argus isolate prfri chromosome 10, Channa argus male v1.0, whole genome shotgun sequence DNA harbors:
- the LOC137134169 gene encoding uncharacterized protein produces the protein MSHTSKEAQSVLAGIEQEVDVSSFPQPTSPSEEPRRSERARTLTEKGKEFQKEKLKVLLLHFDSTYERWKALTKVAKKSVIKQDPRDILQEHIVSIQRELSELNSIYDEYRKIDRPAHDMRRKMDNCTSITEIVVQNAQSQIQGAEEQIIWPDAKSVFASSVSSVSPSASSCSKVNSMYSNTSSIKRQEAAAEYAATQVVLKIMTEQESYQQRLYNLEAEEKRIIAEQEAAALTHRLQEEKEETERRIEREKERASLLKKQQEENAARRRSVETLKRELERLEELKRLNAAKAKLQVYDEGEINQIKGFVAHSSEHLTVTQKDIQVNNVNQQPKPPKAPTSASKIETGELVKVLAEAISANRLPIPEPAVFYGDPLKFAHWKASFQTLIEQKNIPTSEKIFFLQRYIGGPAREALEGYFLIGSEESYDAAWKMLSERYGHPFVIAKAFRDKLYFWPKIASKESSELRKFVDFLCSCECAMNQNESLQILDDGNENQKLAAKLPDWLSTRWNRKATEYQLEHGRFPRFSYFVTFLSLEASIACNPITSYQALESERVKTKNKNTVPFKNQPIGTKIFTTNISERNVVTCLFCKKRGHGLHKCHKLLERTVADRIKFIKDEELCFGCLSTGHQSKKCNKRMVCEVCSKRHPTCLHEDRSNQEQGAKREQSKWRDCSKERMTESVQQSLTKEITSNRVVQEGNSVQTSAIVPVYVSSPRDPNNEVLVYALLDSQSDSSFILEEVADALNMDTEQVRLKLSTMSSKGTIVACKRLNGLQIRGLHSSKKITVPTAYTREFIPANRTHIPTPETAKAWSHLEHLAKHIAPQKECEIGLLIGYNCPQALLPREVVSGEENQPFAQKTDLGWSIVSYGVPCENYGDAIGVSHRIIVKQVIPEPTTIVKLRSEVHYVCKTQIKEMTIPDNVIKMLESDFSERDVGEATLSQEDFNFLTKMKNGIKHKHDGHYEMPLPFKQDRPNLPNNKACAVQRLSSLKCRFKRDQKYYTDYKNFMKDLIVRGEAEKVPEEELNNKPVWYIPHHGVYHPQKPGKIRVVFDCSARFQDTSLNDHLLTGPELSNTLLGVLCRFRKGPIAVMCDVERMFHQFHVKREDQDYLRFLWWESNDLESTPSVFRMKVHLFGAASSPGCANFGLKHLAAQCQDQFSQSTVKFIQRSFYVDDGQVNVTSDAEAIQLIKEARELCSTGKLRLHKFVSNSKDVIQALPKEECADSIKTLDMALGEPLFERALGIQWCVFSDDFQFRITVKEQPLTRRGVLSTVASIYDPLGFLAPFVLRGKQILQQLCQDKVGWDESLPEELRTQWMSWLQDLQNLSKVRIRRCYLPVNFTDVRQYELHHFSDASATGYGECTYLRAINANGDVHCSLVMGKARVAPTKITTIPRLELSAAVVAARTSVVLRDELEINGLQEHFWTDSRVVLGYINNDARRFHVFVANRVQRIKSSTDPKQWHFVQSEDNPADHASRGLTAEQLVASNWFTGPDFLWEKELPIGTVVEEVSKDDPELRKVQVLNTSVKVDRTLLDRMTKFSDWNRAVKAIARLKCFAQQIKGLRPKPKETTGVEERQEAELYIIKLVQRETFNSEIKGLEKSKEIRSKDKVNKLHKLNPFVDEHGVLRVGGRLTRASLHPYVKHPVILPKASHVSSLLIKHYHEKVHHQGRGMTVNELRSNGIWIIGCSSAVASHIYKCTRCRKYRRTAQEPKMADLPEERVEMTPPFTYCGIDCFGPFYVKEGRKELKRYGLLFTCMCSRAIHIEMLDDLTTDAFINALRAFIAIRGNVRQLRSDQGTNFVGAKREFMNAMKDLNQEQLKTYGCEFITNIPSSSHMGGVWERQIRTIRSVLTAILDQSAKRLDSASLRTFLYEVMAIINSRPLTTEHLNDPTSLEPLTPNHILLMKSGVILPPPGQFVSQDLYLRKRWRRVQFLANEFWSRWKKEYLLNLQQRQRWQKDRRNTKVNDILILKEDSSPRTQWKLARVTEVYPSSDGKVRKVKLLISDSSLNSEGKRTSKPVYLDRPVHKTILLLEAE, from the coding sequence ATGTCTCATACAAGTAAAGAAGCTCAGAGTGTGTTAGCTGGCATAGAACAAGAGGTGGATGTGTCAAGCTTTCCACAACCAACATCACCGTCTGAAGAGCCTCGTAGAAGTGAAAGAGCCCGAACATTaacagaaaagggaaaggaatttcagaaagaaaaacttaagGTTCTCCTGCTACACTTTGACAGCACATATGAACGATGGAAAGCTTTAACCAAGGTTGCtaaaaaatctgtaataaaacaaGATCCCAGAGATATTCTACAGGAGCACATTGTCAGCATTCAAAGAGAGTTATCTGAGCTGAACAGTATTTATGATGAATACAGAAAAATTGATCGCCCAGCTCATGACATGCGTCGCAAGATGGACAACTGTACATCAATTACTGAGATTGTAGTGCAAAACGCTCAGTCTCAAATTCAAGGAGCAGAGGAACAGATCATTTGGCCTGACGCAAAATCAGTATTTGCATCCTCTGTATCCAGTGTTTCACCTTCTGCTTCCAGCTGTTCTAAGGTTAATTCTATGTACTCTAATACTTCCTCAATTAAAAgacaagaagctgctgctgaatatgCTGCCACACAAGTCGTTTTAAAGATTATGACTGAACAAGAGTCTTATCAACAGAGACTATACAACCTTGAGGCTGAAGAAAAAAGGATAATTGCAGAACAAGAAGCTGCTGCATTAACTCATCGCCtgcaagaagaaaaggaagaaacgGAACGCagaatagaaagagagaaagaaagggccTCTCTcttaaagaaacaacaagaaGAGAATGCTGCAAGAAGAAGGTCTGTAGAAACCTTAAAGAGGGAGCTTGAGCGCTTAGAAGAGTTAAAAAGGCTAAATGCAGCCAAGGCAAAACTTCAAGTTTACGATGAAGGTGAAATCAATCAGATTAAGGGTTTTGTAGCACACAGCTCTGAACATCTTACAGTTACGCAGAAAGACATTCAAGTGAACAATGTAAATCAGCAACCAAAACCACCAAAGGCTCCTACCAGTGCAAGCAAAATTGAAACAGGAGAGCTTGTAAAGGTTTTGGCTGAGGCCATATCAGCAAATAGGCTTCCCATTCCAGAACCTGCAGTCTTTTATGGAGATCCACTTAAGTTTGCTCATTGGAAGGCATCCTTTCAGACTCTGAttgagcagaaaaacattccAACCTCAGAGAAAATCTTCTTCCTTCAGAGGTATATTGGAGGACCAGCTCGAGAGGCCTTAGAAGGTTATTTTCTAATTGGTTCAGAAGAGTCATATGATGCAGCTTGGAAAATGCTCAGTGAACGATATGGACATCCATTtgtcattgcaaaggctttcaGAGACAAGCTATATTTCTGGCCAAAAATAGCCTCAAAGGAAAGTTCTGAGTTAAGGAAATTTGTTGACTTCTTGTGCAGTTGTGAATGCGCTATGAATCAGAATGAGAGTCTACAAATCCTTGATGATGGAAATGAGAATCAGAAACTGGCAGCCAAGCTACCTGACTGGCTAAGCACCAGATggaacagaaaggccacagagtATCAACTGGAACATGGGAGATTCCCAAGGTTCAGTTATTTTGTAACATTCCTTTCATTGGAAGCTAGTATTGCTTGCAATCCTATTACATCTTATCAAGCATTGGAATCAGAAAGGGTGAAGACAAAGAACAAGAACACCGTACCTTTTAAGAACCAACCCATTGGTACCAAGATATTCACAACAAATATCAGTGAAAGAAACGTAGTTACATGTCTGTTTTGTAAGAAAAGGGGACATGGTTTGCATAAGTGTCATAAATTATTGGAAAGGACAGTTGCAGACAGAATTAAGTTTATTAAGGACGAAGAACTATGCTTCGGCTGTTTGAGCACAGGCCATCAGTCTAAGAAATGTAACAAGAGGATGGTTTGTGAAGTCTGCTCAAAACGTCATCCCACATGTTTACATGAAGATCGCTCAAACCAAGAACAAGGAGCTAAAAGAGAACAATCTAAATGGAGAGATTGCAGTAAGGAAAGAATGACAGAATCAGTACAACAAAGTCTCACCAAAGAAATCACATCCAACAGAGTTGTACAAGAAGGTAACAGTGTACAGACTTCAGCTATAGttcctgtgtatgtgtcatCACCAAGAGATCCAAACAATGAAGTACTTGTTTACGCTCTGTTAGATTCACAGAGTGACTCTTCATTCATTCTTGAAGAAGTAGCTGATGCTTTAAACATGGACACAGAACAAGTAAGGCTAAAACTATCGACAATGTCATCTAAAGGGACAATTGTTGCCTGTAAAAGACTTAATGGTCTACAGATAAGAGGACTACATTCATCTAAGAAGATCACAGTACCAACAGCTTATACTCGTGAGTTCATTCCTGCCAATCGGACACATATTCCAACTCCAGAGACTGCTAAGGCATGGAGTCATTTAGAACATCTTGCAAAACACATAGCTCCACAGAAGGAGTGTGAGATTGGTCTTTTGATTGGTTATAATTGCCCACAAGCCTTATTACCTAGAGAAGTTGTAAGTGGAGAAGAAAACCAACCCTTtgcacaaaaaacagatttaggtTGGAGCATAGTGAGCTATGGTGTCCCATGTGAGAACTATGGTGATGCTATCGGAGTAAGTCATCGTATCATTGTAAAGCAGGTGATACCAGAACCTACAACAATAGTTAAACTCAGAAGTGAGGTTCACTATGTGTGTAAGACTCAAATCAAAGAAATGACCATTCCAGATAATGTAATCAAGATGCTAGAATCCGATTTCAGTGAAAGAGATGTTGGAGAAGCAACTCTCTCTCAGGAAGATTTTAACTTCCTCACAAAGATGAAGAATGGAATAAAGCATAAACACGATGGTCATTACGAGATGCCCTTACCTTTCAAACAAGATAGGCCAAACCTTCCCAACAATAAAGCATGTGCTGTACAGCGTTTGTCAAGTTTGAAATGCAGATTCAAGAGAGACCAGAAATACTACACTGACTACAAGAACTTCAtgaaagacctcatagttcgtGGTGAGGCAGAAAAGGTCCCAGAAGAAGAACTGAACAACAAACCAGTCTGGTATATTCCTCATCATGGTGTATACCACCCTCAAAAGCCTGGGAAGATACGTGTAGTCTTTGATTGTTCAGCAAGATTTCAAGACACATCACTGAATGATCATCTTCTTACAGGCCCAGAACTCTCAAACACCTTGCTAGGAGTTCTTTGTAGGTTTCGTAAAGGCCCAATTGCCGTCATGTGCGATGTGGAACGCATGTTCCATCAGTTCCATGTTAAACGTGAAGACCAAGACTATTTAAGGTTCTTATGGTGGGAGAGCAATGATCTAGAATCAACACCATCAGTATTTAGGATGAAGGTTCATCTGTTTGGGGCAGCGTCCTCACCTGGGTGTGCCAATTTTGGTCTGAAACATTTAGCCGCTCAGTGTCAAGATCAATTCAGTCAAAGTACTGTTAAATTCATTCAGAGGAGTTTTTATGTTGACGATGGACAGGTGAATGTTACTTCTGATGCTGAGGCAATCCAACTCATTAAGGAAGCTAGAGAACTTTGCAGTACAGGCAAGCTGAGACTACATAAGTTTGTTTCCAACAGCAAGGATGTAATACAAGCATTACCAAAGGAAGAGTGTGCTGATAGTATCAAAACCCTGGATATGGCTTTGGGAGAACCACTCTTTGAGAGAGCCCTTGGTATTCAGTGGTGCGTATTCTCTGATGACTTCCAATTTAGAATTACTGTCAAAGAACAGCCACTAACTAGAAGAGGTGTGTTGTCGACAGTAGCTTCCATCTATGACCCTTTGGGATTCCTAGCACCCTTTGTCCTACGGGGAAAGCAAATCTTGCAGCAACTGTGTCAAGATAAAGTTGGTTGGGATGAGTCTCTTCCAGAAGAACTCAGAACACAATGGATGTCATGGCTACAAGACCTTCAAAATTTGTCTAAAGTAAGGATCAGAAGATGCTATTTACCAGTAAACTTTACTGATGTCAGGCAATATGAGCTTCACCATTTCTCAGACGCAAGTGCCACAGGTTATGGGGAGTGTACATATCTTAGAGCAATTAATGCTAACGGAGATGTCCATTGCTCACTTGTTATGGGGAAGGCACGTGTTGCTCCTACTAAGATAACCACAATACCACGGCTTGAGCTTTCTGCGGCAGTGGTAGCAGCAAGGACAAGTGTTGTTCTTAGAGATGAGCTTGAAATAAATGGTCTTCAAGAACATTTTTGGACTGATTCAAGAGTAGTTCTTGGATATATAAATAATGATGCAAGacgctttcatgtgtttgtggcaaACAGAGTCCAAAGAATCAAGTCCAGTACAGACCCTAAGCAATGGCATTTTGTGCAGTCTGAAGATAATCCTGCAGACCATGCTTCCAGAGGTCTAACTGCAGAACAACTAGTTGCTTCAAACTGGTTCACTGGCCCagactttctatgggaaaaggAGCTACCCATAGGTACAGTGGTGGAAGAGGTCAGTAAAGATGATCCAGAACTTCGGAAGGTGCAGGTGCTCAACACCAGTGTAAAGGTAGATAGGACACTGTTAGACCGCATGACAAAGTTTTCTGACTGGAATAGAGCCGTCAAGGCTATTGCTCGTCTTAAGTGCTTTGCTCAACAAATTAAAGGACTTagaccaaaaccaaaagaaaccaCAGGTGTTGAGGAAAGGCAAGAAGCAGAACTTTACATCATAAAACTAGTCCAAAGAGAAACATTCAACAGTGAAATCAAAGGTTTAGAAAAAAGCAAGGAAATAAGATCAAAGGACAAAGTCAATAAGCTTCACAAATTAAATCCTTTTGTGGACGAGCATGGTGTGCTTCGAGTAGGTGGACGTTTGACAAGAGCTAGCCTTCATCCATATGTCAAACATCCTGTCATTTTGCCAAAGGCAAGTCATGTGTCTTCTTTACTTATTAAGCATTACCATGAGAAAGTACATCATCAGGGAAGAGGcatgactgtaaatgaactGCGATCCAATGGGATATGGATCATAGGATGTAGCAGTGCAGTTGCttcacacatttataaatgcaCAAGGTGCAGAAAGTACAGAAGAACTGCACAGGAGCCAAAGATGGCAGACTTACCTGAAGAAAGAGTGGAAATGACACCTCCATTCACGTACTGTGGCATAGATTGCTTCGGACCATTCTATGTGAAGGAAGGGAGGAAAGAACTGAAAAGATATGGTCTTCTTTTTACGTGCATGTGCTCTAGAGCCATACATATTGAAATGTTGGACGATCTTACAACAGATGCCTTTATCAACGCATTGCGTGCATTTATTGCAATACGTGGAAATGTAAGACAGCTAAGAAGTGATCAAGGCACTAACTTTGTAGGCGCAAAGAGAGAGTTCATGAATGCAATGAAGGACCTGAATCAAGAACAACTTAAAACATATGGATGTGAGTTTATCACAAACATCCCATCATCCAGTCATATGGGAGGTGTATGGGAGAGACAGATAAGGACAATTAGAAGTGTTCTCACAGCGATTCTGGATCAGTCTGCTAAAAGACTTGACAGTGCCTCACTCAGAACCTTTCTGTATGAAGTAATGGCTATTATAAATAGCAGACCTCTAACAACAGAGCATTTGAATGACCCCACAAGTCTCGAACCTCTCACGCCAAATCATATTCTTTTGATGAAGTCTGGAGTAATATTGCCCCCTCCTGGTCAGTTTGTAAGTCAGGATCTTTACCTACGTAAGAGGTGGCGCCGGGTGCAGTTCTTGGCAAATGAATTTTGGAGCAGGTGGAAGAAGGAATATCTCCTTAATCTTCAGCAAAGACAAAGATGGCAAAAGgacagaagaaacacaaaggttAATGACATTCTCATCCTTAAGGAAGATAGTTCTCCACGAACTCAGTGGAAGCTGGCAAGGGTGACAGAGGTGTATCCTAGTAGTGATGGAAAAGTTAGGAAAGTAAAACTATTGATCAGTGACTCCAGCTTGAATAGTGAAGGAAAGCGTACTTCTAAGCCAGTGTATCTAGATAGACCTGTGCACAAGACTATTCTACTGCTTGAAGCAGAGTAG